The genomic window AAGGCCCGGGCACCGGCCAGCGTTCCGGTGAAGAGCATCTCGGCCGGATGCATCGACACGCCGTCCGCGCCCGGTTCGGAGATGTGCACCTTGAACGCCGCCGCGAGCACCTTCGGAATCGACCATTCGTCGCCGCCGCCGTAGTCGGTTCCGGCCGCGACTGTGACGCCCGAGGCGATCGTCCGCTTCCACGGCATCGTCCCGGAGCCGAGGAACTGCTGGGACACCGGGCAGTGCGCGATCGAACTGCCCGTCTGCGCCAGCCGCCCCAGTTCCGCGTCCTGACAGTGCACGCAGTGCGCGAGGATGCTGCGCCTGCCGAGCATGCTCTTGCCGCCGGCCTGGGAGCCGGGCAGGAACTTCCCGTCGTAGGTGTCGAGGTACGAATTCACTTGGTACGCCTGCTTGGTGCTGTCGACCTCGCCGGTGCCGGGGCGGTTGTTCTCGTTCAGGTGGCTGTGGAAATAGACGCCGCGACCGCGCACCGAGTCGTAGAGCTCACCGAGATTGCGCAGCGTCTCGCGGGTCACCGACAGCGAGAAACGGGGCACGATCGCCACGTGCAGCAAGGCGGTGTCGACGTCGCCGGTGTCGGCGGCGTGCCAGGCGTCGATCTCCGCCTCGGTCAACCGGATCGCCTCGTCCTCGGAGGTGACCAGCGGTGCGACCGACTCCTCCTCTCCCGCGGTCTGGATACCTCGGCCGCCGACCATGCGCAGGCCGCAGCGGCGCGTCTCGCTGAACAGCGCGTCCTGGGCGTGCGGGAAAGCCGACCCGAACACCATCGCGGCGGTGGTGCCCACGGCGATGCGCCTGGCGCAGAATTCGACGGCCGCCCGCTGCGCGAACACCGGATCGGCGAGCCGGGATTCCGCCGGATACATGCACAGCGTCAGCCATTCGAGCAGCTGGCCGCCGCCGTAGGCGTCACCGGCGAATGTTTGCGGGAAATGGATGTGGGCGTCGACGAAGCCGGGGAGCAAAAACCCAGGGCGGTGGTCGAATTCGTCCGCACCGCGGAATTCGTCGGGAATCTCGTCGCGGCCGCCGCAGTAGGCGACCCGACCGTCGTCGCCGACGACCAGCGCGCCGTCCGGCACGGAGACCAGCGCGTCCGCCGCGTTCTGGACGGTGGGGCGCCCGGCGACGTGGAAGATGTGCCCCAAGTGCACTTGGCTCACGAGTCGAGCACAACACAGCGGACGGCGCCATATCGGCGATTTTCGGAAAAGGCGCGTCTACCTGCGGCTCCTGCGCCGATCGTCGCCCCGCACGTCGACTCCGCAAATGCCTGGCCACCTCGTGCCATACTCGATAGGCATGACCGCAGAAAACGCTCGTGCCGGATCTGCAGTTCCCGACGCATCGGCCGTCGCCGCCGCGCTGCAGATCGCTCGCCGCGCTCCCTCCCTGCACAACTCCCAGCCCTGGCGCCTGATCTTCGACGGCAAGCGGCTGCACCTGCACAGCGATCCCGACCGGTCGCTTCCGATGGCCGACCCGGACGGTCGCCAGCAGGTGATCAGCTGCGGCGCCATGCTGCACCACACCAGGACCGCCTTCGCCGCGAACGGCTGGCATACCGATGTCGTCCGCCTGCCCGATCCGGCGCGGCCGCGCTATCTGGCCGCGCTGGCCTTCCGGCCTTGGCCCGATCCGCCCGAACGCATCCGCACGCAGGCCAAGGTCATCGGGCGCAGGTACTCCGACCGGCTTCCGATGGACGAACCCGAAGGCTGGGACGCGCTGCTGCCCGGCGTGACGGAAGTGGCACGGACGTGCGAGGTCACCCTCGACGATCTGCCCGACACGGTGCGCGATCGGCTGGCCGCCGCCTCCGATCGAGCCGAGGCGCTGCGCCGCTACGACAAGCCGTACCAGAGCGAGTTACGGTGGTGGACCGGGCATTTCGATCTTTCCGAGGGCATTCCGCCGACCGCGCTCGCCACCGCGGCCGAGGCCGGACGGGTGCCCGTGCGCCGCGACTTCCCCACCGCGCCGGGGACCACCCGCCGGGCGACGCCCGAGGACAGGGCCCGGCTGCTGGCGCTGAGCTCGGCCGAAGACTCGCCCGCGCAGTGGCTGCGGACCGGCGAGGCGCTGTCGGCGGTACTGCTGGAATGCACCGGCGCCGGACTCTCGACCTGTCCGTTGACCCACATCACCGAGCTGCCCGCGGCGCGCCGTGTGATCGCCGGACTGCTACCCCACCACCTGCGACCACAGGTCGTCGTCCGGGTCGGCTCCGCGCCGGAGCCCGATCCCATGCCGCCGACGCCGCGTTTGCCGATCGAGGACATCCTGACCGTCACCACGTAGGACTCTGCGCGGACCCGCTCCGTGAATCGGACGAGATCGCAAGGTTCGCTAACGACCGCGCGCGAATCGCCGATGGACCTCGTGTCGATGACGACACCGGCACCGGCGGCCCAGCGCCGCGCGTGCCGTCGCTGTCTCCGCACGTCAGCGCCGGGCGCGTCGCGATCCCGGTCCGCCATCCGGTACCCACCTGTCAGGGAGTTGACTTGACTCGACAACGTCGCACCACCCGCCCGTCCGCGTCCCGCCGCGGCGCCCTCGTCACCACCGCGCTGGCGGTCGCGCTCACCGCGGGGATCGGCGCCGCCACCGCGCGCCCCGTCGGCGCCTTCGACGTCGGCGGCGCCATCGAGGTCGAATACGACCGAGCGGGCGGACCCGCCGTCTTCGGCGATCCGGTCACCCCCGAACTCGACGCCGGCCGCGGCGGGCGCTACCAGGCCTTCGAGCGCAACGCCGCCATCTACTGGCATTCCGAGGCCGGCGCGCATCAGGTCGGCGGCTCGATCCGCGACAAGTGGGGCGCGCTCGGCTGGGAGAACGGCAAGCTCGGCTACCCCGTCACCGGGGAACTCGTCACGCCCGGCGGGCCGGGGCGCTTCAACCACTTCCAGGGCGGATCCATCTACTGGTCGCTCGGCACCGACTCGCACCAGGTCGGCGGCGCCATCCGCGACAAGTGGGGCGCGCTCGGCTGGGAAGGCGGCGCCCTCGGCTTTCCCATCACCGACGAAGCCCCCTCCGCGAACAACGGTCGCTACAACCTCTTCACCGGCGGCGCCGTCTACTGGTCCCCGCGCACCGGCGCCCACGCCGTCTGGGGCGCCATCCGCGACGACTGGGTCCGGGCGGGCGCCGAGAACGGTCGCTACGGCTACCCCACCGGCGAGGAGTACGACTACGAAGGCGGCAAAGCCCAAGACTTCCAAGGCGGCCGCATCACCTGGCTGCCTTGATCACTGCGCGCTCATCGACACATCGGTTCTGGTCGGTGAGCGAAGCGTCAGGGGTCCATGCCGCCGTGTTCGCGGGGTGTGGACTCGTCGGTCTCGAGGTCTTCGCCCGCGGGGTGTTCGTCGGCGTGGGTGGGCTTGGTGTGTTCGTCGGCGAAGTCCGGTTCGTCCTGCATCGCCTCCGCGGTCTTGGGGTCGATGTTCGGTGTGTTCATGGTCGGTGCGTACCCGGCGACGGACGGTCGACGCAGGTTCGGGCGGCGTCGCGGCTCGTATGATATGGAAACCATACGAGGGAGTAGAGGTGACGCGATGAGTCCGGAAGCCGCGAAACGGCGGCATCGCCGCGAGGCGCAGACGGTGAAACGAGGGCTGCGCGAGTTGAATACGCAACTGGCCCTGTTGAATCGGCGCTTCGGCGGCAAGGTGGAACTCAGGGATGTCGATTGGACGTGCCTGGATCTGATCAATCTGCACGGGCCGTTGACGCCCACCGTGCTGGCCCGCAAGGCGAATCTGCATCCGGCGACACTGACGGGCATTCTCGACAGGCTCGAGCGCGGCGGGTGGGTCGTCAGGGAACGCGACCCGCAGGCGACCGACCGGCGCGCCGTGACGGTCCGGGCGCTCGGCGACCGCAATCACGAGCTGTACGGCCTGTTCGCGGGCATGGTCGGCCGGATGGACGCCCTCTGCGAGGAGTACTCGGCCGCCGAACTGGAGCTGATCGCCGGATTCCTGCGCCGCGCCGCGCAGGCGGGCCGTGACTCCGCGGACGAACTCGGCGACTGATCCAGCCCCCACCAACGACCCGCCGGAGGCCGACCGGTCCAGCCAGCGGGAAACTGTTATGAAAACCAGATGGCTTTCGTACGGCTCCAAGATAGTATGAGATTCATATCTTACGCCTGAGAGGAGTCAGCATGTTCGTCGTCACCGGTGCCACGGGCGTGATCGGCCGCCCACTGCTGGAGTCCCTGACAGCGGCCGGACTTCCGGTCCGAGCCGTTTCCCGGCGAGCCGATGCCGCGCTACCGGACGGCGTCGACCTGGTCTCGCCCGAAGAACTGGATCTCGCGGATGCCGAAACCCTGTTCGTTCACCCGCGCGCGACCAAGGACCACGTCGACGACC from Nocardia bhagyanarayanae includes these protein-coding regions:
- a CDS encoding amidohydrolase family protein, producing the protein MSQVHLGHIFHVAGRPTVQNAADALVSVPDGALVVGDDGRVAYCGGRDEIPDEFRGADEFDHRPGFLLPGFVDAHIHFPQTFAGDAYGGGQLLEWLTLCMYPAESRLADPVFAQRAAVEFCARRIAVGTTAAMVFGSAFPHAQDALFSETRRCGLRMVGGRGIQTAGEEESVAPLVTSEDEAIRLTEAEIDAWHAADTGDVDTALLHVAIVPRFSLSVTRETLRNLGELYDSVRGRGVYFHSHLNENNRPGTGEVDSTKQAYQVNSYLDTYDGKFLPGSQAGGKSMLGRRSILAHCVHCQDAELGRLAQTGSSIAHCPVSQQFLGSGTMPWKRTIASGVTVAAGTDYGGGDEWSIPKVLAAAFKVHISEPGADGVSMHPAEMLFTGTLAGARALDMENRFGNFDPGKEADFVVVDPAREPALESALAQGIRSDDPILARDQTLFALLMGMGEAAVAQVYVQGRRIDDR
- a CDS encoding Acg family FMN-binding oxidoreductase translates to MTAENARAGSAVPDASAVAAALQIARRAPSLHNSQPWRLIFDGKRLHLHSDPDRSLPMADPDGRQQVISCGAMLHHTRTAFAANGWHTDVVRLPDPARPRYLAALAFRPWPDPPERIRTQAKVIGRRYSDRLPMDEPEGWDALLPGVTEVARTCEVTLDDLPDTVRDRLAAASDRAEALRRYDKPYQSELRWWTGHFDLSEGIPPTALATAAEAGRVPVRRDFPTAPGTTRRATPEDRARLLALSSAEDSPAQWLRTGEALSAVLLECTGAGLSTCPLTHITELPAARRVIAGLLPHHLRPQVVVRVGSAPEPDPMPPTPRLPIEDILTVTT
- a CDS encoding LGFP repeat-containing protein codes for the protein MTRQRRTTRPSASRRGALVTTALAVALTAGIGAATARPVGAFDVGGAIEVEYDRAGGPAVFGDPVTPELDAGRGGRYQAFERNAAIYWHSEAGAHQVGGSIRDKWGALGWENGKLGYPVTGELVTPGGPGRFNHFQGGSIYWSLGTDSHQVGGAIRDKWGALGWEGGALGFPITDEAPSANNGRYNLFTGGAVYWSPRTGAHAVWGAIRDDWVRAGAENGRYGYPTGEEYDYEGGKAQDFQGGRITWLP
- a CDS encoding MarR family transcriptional regulator, giving the protein MSPEAAKRRHRREAQTVKRGLRELNTQLALLNRRFGGKVELRDVDWTCLDLINLHGPLTPTVLARKANLHPATLTGILDRLERGGWVVRERDPQATDRRAVTVRALGDRNHELYGLFAGMVGRMDALCEEYSAAELELIAGFLRRAAQAGRDSADELGD